A window from Culex pipiens pallens isolate TS chromosome 3, TS_CPP_V2, whole genome shotgun sequence encodes these proteins:
- the LOC120425899 gene encoding protein melted has protein sequence MHDLFTTVLSKRDLSRAGELFSVADYEIVNDLNEVLDEISTIISHEDYLQNSNDQSVIEICINRVTSCIKKTCTIEKHCAGLVGLLETCLKYNLKPSSRELDPPHAKISSDIISSIFLNYNKKHVMEVTLPVAVKFLNKGNLELSRNLASYLSSAAIEYSYLLSPHVALILESLLNGNYGLCHVLSQIYEAAPEQINAEAERFVEIIPKCELQEQIVILQLLVAIAKNKPGSLVECIPQLFELAQKAPISTAVMLVILKLSEFKPIKMSEYSESVKNVALVVPQTIGFAAQILSAIGKSSKDRAQVALDFVLEYLPKADRPLQTILLNEATKLCTKYPVLFTDKVTSVVRQRQLNNNQIKQTPGGVTIVNLNSSATLPVTTTTATTVTTPPVTLDTRPIFSKTPNVAVMTSSTAATPTSATSNGHTTVINTSNGTTTTSTSIHPALLTNFMNSANSTPVAVPPTPPHTGYTRRAKLGDSRSTGRLHSGGGGNKSMTRLNIAGGSVGGLHKSMTRLSSSQLIGQYNGGDIVLDESGKPLPPSGPGTNNRASVIDGSSISAGGGSNSNSNILNSHSSGNVAIALAANKNNSVANFSSPVPPPLSQHVMITGENKWGIPQTKITSGGVTVTTSPTRGQRPYSQGPNTLMGSAGALGKNSLGGLNQSTGSIGMVQVHHASPASPTMFNNHSQQTSPQLTTHSLDSNEDSGNQVSVSGPATKVTPRRNDNRSVTLLNAGTVNQRMSVFEPYPMRDTIQHFCEKHLDKIKAFTESVAQRLPPPAKCIIEERRAKKTAKLHFACQVRGPHCLYSRTMFTMRTRNPRTWIHLMFLDLQARAPQNALSSWDPSVSRLKHCWDTLKCETRTFITLVTSAFPNVKEQEALVNELRNAGFFDVFELGAVSSTPEGASTEDLQFQWGCFLCNHPEKAMGFLHGNNQPVIEGQLKEKKGKWRLFRRWRTRYFTLSGAHLSCKGSTGGESIDVNQIRSVKVSRGARNIPKAFEIFTGDQTLILKPKDGNKAEEWVQCLSIVLAHSQARDSPTTRTNSLPARSLGNSRTVF, from the exons ATGCACGACCTGTTCACAACGGTTCTGTCCAAGCGGGACCTGTCGCGGGCCGGCGAACTCTTCTCGGTGGCCGACTACGAGATCGTTAATGACCTGAATGAAGTG CTCGACGAAATATCCACGATCATCAGCCACGAGGACTACCTGCAGAACAGCAACGACCAGTCGGTGATCGAGATCTGCATCAACCGCGTCACGTCATGCATCAAGAAGACCTGCACCATCGAGAAGCACTGCGCCGGCCTGGTCGGGCTGCTCGAGACCTGCCTCAAGTACAACCTGAAGCCGTCCAGCCGGGAGTTGGACCCGCCCCACGCCAAGATTTCCTCCGACATCATTTCGAGCATCTTTCtg AACTACAACAAAAAGCACGTGATGGAGGTGACACTGCCGGTGGCCGTCAAGTTCCTGAACAAGGGCAACCTGGAGTTGTCACGGAATCTGGCAAGTTATCTTTCGTCGGCGGCGATCGAGTATTCGTACCTGTTGTCGCCACACGTCGCCCTGATTCTGGAATCGCTGCTCAACGGTAACTACGGCCTGTGCCACGTGCTGTCGCAGATTTACGAGGCTGCTCCCGAGCAGATCAACGCCGAGGCCGAGCGATTCGTCGAGATCATTCCCAAGTGTGAGCTGCAGGAGCAGATTGTGATCCTGCAGCTGTTGGTGGCGATCGCCAAGAATAAGCCGGGTTCGCTGGTTGAGTGCATTCCACAGCTGTTTGAGTTGGCTCAGAAGGCGCCAATTTCGACGGCGGTGATGTTGGTGATTTTGAAGTTGTCCGAGTTTAAGCCGATCAAGATGAGCGAGTACAGTGAGTCGGTGAAGAATGTGGCGTTGGTGGTTCCGCAGACGATCGGGTTTGCGGCGCAGATCTTGTCAGCGATTGGCAAATCAAGCAAGGATCGTGCCCAGGTGGCACTGGACTTTGTGTTGGAATATCTCCCGAAGGCGGATCGACCGCTACAAACAATCCTGCTCAACGAGGCCACCAAGTTGTGCACCAAATATCCGGTACTCTTCACCGACAAGGTCACTTCCGTGGTTCGGCAACGCCAGCTGAACAACAATCAGATCAAGCAGACACCCGGAGGAGTGACCATAGTGAATTTGAACTCTTCCGCGACCCTACCGGTAACGACAACGACTGCCACCACCGTAACAACCCCGCCAGTCACGCTGGACACGCGGCCAATCTTTTCCAAAACGCCAAACGTGGCCGTGATGACGTCGTCGACCGCCGCAACTCCAACATCTGCTACCAGCAACGGTCACACGACGGTCATCAACACCTCGAACGGAACCACCACGACCTCGACCTCGATCCATCCGGCGCTGCTGACGAACTTTATGAACTCGGCAAATAGCACGCCTGTCGCGGTTCCGCCGACGCCGCCCCACACGGGTTACACGAGGCGAGCGAAGCTGGGCGATTCGAGGAGCACCGGCAGGTTGCACTCCGGTGGAGGTGGGAACAAAAGCATGACCCGGTTAAACATTGCCGGAGGATCGGTTGGTGGACTGCACAAGTCGATGACGCGGTTGAGCTCGTCGCAGTTGATTGGACAGTACAACGGTGGTGATATCGTACTTGACGAGTCTGGCAAACCGCTACCTCCGTCCGGTCCGGGAACAAACAACCGTGCCAGTGTCATCGACGGCAGCAGCATCAGTGCCGGAGGTGGTTCCAACTCGAACAGCAATATCCTGAACAGTCATTCCAGTGGCAACGTTGCGATTGCGTTGGCCGCCAACAAAAACAACAGCGTGGCCAACTTCAGCTCGCCGGTTCCACCCCCGCTGAGTCAGCACGTGATGATCACCGGAGAGAACAAGTGGGGCATTCCGCAGACGAAGATCACCTCGGGAGGTGTAACGGTGACGACTTCGCCAACGCGCGGACAACGACCGTACTCACAGGGACCAAACACGCTTATGGGATCGGCTGGAGCGCTGGGGAAGAACTCACTCGGCGGGTTGAACCAGTCGACGGGGTCGATCGGGATGGTTCAGGTTCATCATGCTTCACCGGCATCGCCGACAATGTTCAACAACCATTCCCAGCAGACATCGCCCCAGCTGACAACGCACTCGTTAGACTCGAATGAAGACTCGGGGAACCAGGTGAGTGTTTCCGGTCCGGCGACGAAGGTCACCCCGAGAAGGAACGACAACCGAAGTGTGACACTGCTCAACGCAGGGACGGTCAATCAGCGAATGAGCGTGTTTGAACCTTACCCAATGCGGGACACGATCCAACACTTTTGCGAGAAGCATCTGGACAAGATCAAAGCCTTCACGGAGAGCGTTGCCCAGCGATTGCCCCCGCCGGCCAAGTGTATCATCGAGGAACGTCGCGCCAAAAAGACGGCCAAACTGCACTTTGCCTGCCAAGTCCGCGGCCCGCACTGTCTCTACTCGCGGACCATGTTCACCATGCGGACTCGCAACCCGCGAACCTGGATTCACCTGATGTTCCTTGACCTCCAGGCCCGTGCCCCGCAAAACGCTCTCAGCAGTTGGGATCCGAGCGTGAGTCGACTCAAGCACTGCTGGGACACGCTCAAGTGCGAGACACGAACCTTCATCACGCTAGTCACGAGCGCCTTCCCCAACGTCAAGGAGCAAGAAGCGTTGGTCAACGAACTTCGCAACGCGGGCTTCTTCGACGTGTTCGAGCTCGGTGCCGTCAGCAGCACGCCGGAAGGGGCCAGCACCGAGGATCTGCAGTTCCAGTGGGGCTGCTTCCTGTGCAACCACCCGGAAAAGGCGATGGGATTCCTGCACGGCAACAATCAACCGGTCATCGAGGGGCAGCTCAAGGAAAAGAAGGGCAAGTGGCGGTTGTTCCGACGGTGGCGCACCCGCTACTTCACCCTGTCCGGAGCGCATCTGTCCTGCAAGGGATCG ACCGGCGGCGAAAGCATCGACGTGAACCAGATCCGGTCGGTGAAGGTGAGTCGCGGGGCGCGCAACATTCCGAAGGCGTTCGAGATCTTCACCGGCGATCAGACGTTGATACTGAAGCCGAAGGACGGGAACAAGGCGGAGGAGTGGGTGCAGTGCTTGAGTATCGTGCTGGCGCATTCGCAG